The following proteins come from a genomic window of Salinivibrio kushneri:
- a CDS encoding LysR family transcriptional regulator yields MSRLNYHHLYYFWQVARHGNLTQTARQLHISQSALSSQIKQLEQAMQVQLFERQGRTLTLTESGYQAMNYAEEIFRQGEELEQLLSSGGALSSATIRIGTLSTMSRNFIEQFIQPLVNQRECRYVLQSMDQTGLLHALSDHQLDLALTNIAVRGTNKQIWQYQQLARQPVAVIGWPGKALSPTLDASYQHQAWVLPYGDNPIRSGFDAISAQYQLKPYIMAEANDMAMLRLLTRDNDALAVMPEVVVRDELDSGMLTRYALLPSVYEPFYAVSIKRQWVHPKLNSLLDAFSASPLAHGDDLRDGNGQSNT; encoded by the coding sequence ATGAGCCGACTCAACTACCATCATTTGTATTATTTCTGGCAGGTGGCGCGCCACGGCAACCTGACCCAGACCGCCCGTCAGCTGCATATTTCGCAGTCGGCGCTGTCGTCGCAAATCAAACAGCTTGAACAGGCGATGCAGGTGCAATTGTTTGAGCGGCAAGGTCGTACATTGACGTTGACCGAAAGTGGCTATCAAGCGATGAACTATGCCGAAGAGATATTCCGACAGGGGGAAGAGTTAGAGCAGTTGCTATCCAGCGGCGGGGCGCTGTCCAGTGCCACGATTCGCATTGGCACCTTATCAACCATGTCGCGGAACTTTATCGAGCAGTTTATTCAGCCACTGGTCAATCAACGGGAGTGCCGTTATGTGTTGCAGTCGATGGATCAAACCGGCTTGCTTCATGCGCTGTCTGATCACCAGTTGGATTTGGCGCTAACCAATATCGCGGTGCGGGGGACCAATAAACAAATTTGGCAGTACCAGCAACTGGCACGCCAGCCGGTCGCCGTGATTGGTTGGCCGGGTAAAGCGTTATCGCCCACCTTAGATGCCAGCTACCAGCACCAAGCGTGGGTGTTGCCTTATGGCGATAACCCGATTCGCTCGGGGTTTGATGCCATCTCGGCGCAGTATCAACTCAAGCCTTACATCATGGCAGAAGCCAATGATATGGCGATGCTGCGCCTATTAACCCGCGACAATGATGCGTTGGCGGTAATGCCTGAAGTGGTGGTTCGCGATGAGCTAGATAGCGGCATGCTCACCCGCTACGCCTTACTGCCGAGTGTGTATGAGCCGTTCTATGCGGTATCGATTAAACGTCAGTGGGTACATCCGAAATTGAATTCGCTTTTA